A stretch of DNA from Planctomycetota bacterium:
TTCTTTTTTATCTTCCTGATAAGTTTGCCGAGCGGCCCGACCGGGCGCGAAAGGATATTACGCCCTTCCAGAAAGCGGGTCAAATCCTCTTTTAGAGCCTCCGCAGTTTGATAACGCTGTTTCGGGTCTTTGCTCAGGCATTTCAGGCATATCGTTTCCAGGTCGCGCGAAAGATTGTGGACAAATGTGCTGGGCGCAAGCGGGTCTTTATGCACAATGCTGTCCAGAATCTTATAAAGTTCTTTACCCGTAAACGGCGCCTGGCCGGTCAACACATGGTAAAACATCGCACCCATGGAGAAAATATCGCTGCGTATGTCAACTTGGCCCTTCAGCCCCGTGGCCTGCTCCGGGGACATGTAATCAGGCGTCCCCACCACGGTCCCGCTGATGGTAAGCGAGCGCTCAAACCCGCTCAACTCTTTTGCCAGCCCAAAATCCGTTAGGAATGGCCTTCCTGATTTATCCAGAAGGATATTGCCGGGCTTGATATCACGGTGGATAATTCCCTGCCTATGGGCGTATTCCAGCGCGGAAACCACTTCGGCCATAATCTCCGCCACCCGGCGCGGCTGGGGAATGTTATTTTCCGCTATCATCTCCTCCAGCGACGTCCCGTCTATATACTCCATGGTAAAATAATGGTATTTGTCCACCGTCCCTACTTCATAAACCTGAATGATGTTCGGATGCTTCAGCTTTGCCGTGGCGCGCGCCTCGCGCAGGAAACGCTCCTCATAATCCTTGCCTTTTGAGGTCATTATCTTAAGCGCCACTTTGCGGTTAAGGTCCGGGTCGCGCGCCAAATAAACCAGCCCCATCCCGCCTTCGCCAAGCTTCTTTTCAATGATATATTTTCCGAAACTCCGGATATTCTGTTCAGGCTGTTCCTGGATATTCTCGCTGATAAAAAACTGTTCCAGCCACGGTTTCACCCAGCGGTGCTCGGCAAGCGGCTTGAGTTTGCCCGGATGGCGCGCGCAAAACTCACGCACGTCGCCGCTTGTCCACCAGGACTTGAATTCGTCCAACGACTTAAACTCCCTGATTTTCAGCTTGCTTTTGTAGTCCATAAAATTATCCGACCTTAGTTTCCGAATAGCGGACTGACCAGCATGAAAATAATTGCCAGCGTGATAAGGACCGTGGCAAGTATGCTGATAGCGTTAAAAACAGGGCCGTTGGTGTATTGGCCCATGACCTTCTTCTTATTTATTAAAATAACCATGGTAATAAGGACAAACGGTAGGACCACCCCGTTGACCACCTGCGAAATGACCATGACATCTATCAGTTTTTTATCCGGGATAATGAGTATGATTGCGGCGCCGATAAAAATCTGGAAAGTGAAGAGCCAGTAAAACTGGGGCGCTTCGTTGAACCTTTTGGAAACGCCGCTTTCCCACCCGAAAATCTCGCAGACGGAAAACGACGTGGAAAGCGGCAGTATCAATGCCGCGCCGACGCTCGCCACCAGAAGCCCAATCCCGAACAATGCGAAAGCATAATCTCCGGCCAGGGGCTGGAGTGCGCGCGCCGCCTGGTCCGCCGTTTCTATTTTTATCCCTGCTTTATGCAGGCCTGAACACGTGATGATAATGAAAAATATCACCACCATAACGCTCAAACCGGAAGCAATCGTTTCCCACCGGAAATATTTATAGTCTGAAATACGGATGCCTTTTTCCACTACCGCCGACTGGTGGTAAAAAACCATCCACGGCGCCACGGTCGTCCCGATTAACGCCACAAACAAGACGAAATAATCGTGCCGGAAACTGATATTGGAAATATTAAAAGTCTCCCGGCCGATTTCCCTCCAGTTCAAAGGTTCCATGAAGCCGGCGACTATATAGGAAGCAAAAAAAACGGTGCCGATTAAAAAGAGCTTCTCGACTTTCCGGTAATTGGCTTTTATCGCCAGGAGCCATATCAAAACCGCCACCACCGGGACCGAAATATATTTGCTCACGCCGAAAAGCTGCATGGAAGCGGCCACCCCGGCGAATTCCGCCACGGCATTCGACATGCCCGCGAAAAACTTCCCGATAATCAGGTAAAAGGCGAAACGTATCCCGAAGTTCTCCCGGATGAGGTCGGAAAGGCCCTTGCCGGTCACCGCACCCATCCGCCCGCTCATTTCCTGATACAAAACCAAAAGCACGCATACCGGGATAATCATCCAGAGCATCTTAAGCCCGAATTGGGCGCCGCAAACCGAATACGTGGTAATGCCGCCCGCATCGTTACCGAAATTCCCGGTGATTAGCCCCGGCCCCAGCAAAGAAAAGAACAGGATGATACTCGCCCAAAAACCCGCCTTAGCGGGAACAGACGGCTTGGCCGCGGAGATATCCACCGCCGCCAGGGGAAGCTTTACATCACACTTGCCGTTCGCTTTCTGGTCTTGCTGGCTCATTGGATTCCTTATCTAATTTCCACCCCCACGAAACGGGGTGCATCAGGGGATGGAAAAGATACTATTTAGCCTTAAGATTACGATGTGTCAAGTTAAAAATCAAATTTGTGCGATATTATTTTTGACTTTTCAGGATTATATGATAAATTATAGTTCTATGAAAACCTTCAAGAAAATCCTGGTTTTCACGCTCTTAACAATCCTCTTTGCCGGCGCCGGATTCATCTGGGGCGTAAGCGAATATTCGCATAATAACGGAATCTCCACCCCTGCTGCGGTCAACGCCATCATGGTTTATTTGGGCCTGCAAAAGGATAAAAACGCCCCGGCGGAAATCGCCAAAAAGCCGGACCCGCCAGAGCCGCCAAGGCCGCCCAAACCTCCTCAGCCGCCCAAGCCCCCCGAACCGCCCATCCCGATAACGCCGAAGATGGATTCGGAAACCGCCCAAAAGATTTTAACGGATGCCGAAACGGATTATAAACTCCTGCGTTTCGAAACCGCTTCCGCACAGCTCAATAAAGTCCTGAAAGGCGAACCCACCCCGGAACTCATCCAGCAGGCAATCGAATTGAACAGGAAATGCATCGCCTTCAACCGGCTGTTAAAGCCGATTACCCTGGATGATATGACCGACCTTTCCGGCATGGTCAAAATGAAGCTGGCCAACGGGCAGGAAATCGTTGCCAAGCTGCTGGACGAAAGCAATTCTTCGGTCCGGGTAAATTACCAGGGGATGGAAAAAACCTACTTGATAAGGGAAATTTCTAACTACACCAAACTATCCGGCGAGGATTACAAGAAACTTCTCCAAACCGAATACGAGAAAAAACTCATCCGCCTGGATAAACCCACGGCCATGGATTATTACCGCCTGGCGGTTTTTTGCTACAAAGGACAGCTATATAACGACTCGCTCAATATGCTGGAACTGGCATGGGAAAAGGACGAAAATATAGCCGATGCGGTCGGCGGGACTAAA
This window harbors:
- a CDS encoding Nramp family divalent metal transporter, with protein sequence MSQQDQKANGKCDVKLPLAAVDISAAKPSVPAKAGFWASIILFFSLLGPGLITGNFGNDAGGITTYSVCGAQFGLKMLWMIIPVCVLLVLYQEMSGRMGAVTGKGLSDLIRENFGIRFAFYLIIGKFFAGMSNAVAEFAGVAASMQLFGVSKYISVPVVAVLIWLLAIKANYRKVEKLFLIGTVFFASYIVAGFMEPLNWREIGRETFNISNISFRHDYFVLFVALIGTTVAPWMVFYHQSAVVEKGIRISDYKYFRWETIASGLSVMVVIFFIIITCSGLHKAGIKIETADQAARALQPLAGDYAFALFGIGLLVASVGAALILPLSTSFSVCEIFGWESGVSKRFNEAPQFYWLFTFQIFIGAAIILIIPDKKLIDVMVISQVVNGVVLPFVLITMVILINKKKVMGQYTNGPVFNAISILATVLITLAIIFMLVSPLFGN